The Scomber scombrus chromosome 5, fScoSco1.1, whole genome shotgun sequence genome window below encodes:
- the rasgrp4 gene encoding RAS guanyl-releasing protein 4, protein MNKTKRKPNVESSGVLKSRKLVQRRRNTCPSPQDISRALQSPSSAPSASAASLDELIHRCLNCFDLEGKHSSPRGSQLVHMTLMMHSWVVPSQTFAQKLLTLYKDCPSDRRGLRRAQICHLVRQWISQFPAVFEADPLLEQTMGDLWALVRSDREETHSQLIDTSCLNPHANISQAPSPSVKKRKVSLIFDHMEPDEMAEHLSYLEFKNFCTVSFLDYRSYVVRGSVRDNPALERSVMMCNGVSQWVQLMILSRHTAQQRAQVFTKFIHVAQKLRALQNFNTLMAVTGGLCHSSISRLKDTANLLTPDITKALSEMTELLSSRSNYSNYRRVYIECSGFKVPILGVHLKDLISLNEALPDYLDEDKINLGKLQHLYSNINDLLAIHSCTPPFEANKDLLHLLTLSLDLYYTEDEIYELSYAKEPKNPKIQPVAPVKSPVVAEWGSGVTPRLDPDTISKHVKQMVDSIMKNYDQNQDGYISLEDFEKIAANFPFSFCTHETDRQGQISREEITSYFMRGMSICAKLGYNFHDAHNFHETTYKRPTFCDTCGGFLWGVIKQGYHCKDCGMNCHRHCRDLVGMECLKKHKNTTGSCPCTPAPESRSKNSWSSEDETFVFPQSNESEHNKGTSIWKNYTDDSTLSHRSTQTDPGVWTPEKKDKRGYIHNSLVHSSPERRVNTLPHRARGCSMPVPVSFLQEKMEELHLYKDKSREPD, encoded by the exons ATGAACAAGACCAAgag GAAACCCAACGTGGAGAGCTCTGGTGTGCTAAAGAGCAGAAAGCTGGTCCAGCGGAGGAGGAATACATGTCCCAGTCCTCAGGACATCAGCCGGGCCCTGCAGAGCCCCAGCTCTGCTCCCAGCGCCAGTGCTGCCAGTCTGGATGAGCTCATACATCGCTGCCTAAACTGCTTTG ATTTAGAGGGGAAGCATTCCAGCCCCAGAGGGTCCCAGCTGGTCCACATGACCCTGATGATGCACAGTTGGGTCGTGCCATCTCAGACGTTCGCCCAGAAACTTCTCACTCT CTATAAGGATTGTCCCTCGGATAGGAGAGGACTGAGACGGGCACAGATCTGCCATCTTGTCAG GCAGTGGATCAGCCAGTTCCCAGCGGTATTTGAGGCAGACCCCCTCCTTGAGCAGACCATGGGGGACCTGTGGGCACTGGTCcggtcagacagagaggagacgcACTCGCAGCTCATCGACACCTCCTGTCT AAACCCTCATGCAAACATATCCCAGGCACCCTCGCCCTCtgtgaagaagaggaaggtgTCTTTGATCTTCGACCACATGGAGCCAGATGAGATGGCTGAGCATCTCAGCTACCTGGAGTTCAAGAACTTCTGTACCGTTTCA TTCCTGGACTACCGCAGCTACGTGGTGCGAGGCTCAGTGAGAGACAACCCTGCTCTGGAGCGCTCAGTCATGATGTGTAACGGAGTCTCCCAGTGGGTCCAGCTGATGATCCTCAGCAGACACACGGCCCAGCAGAGAGCGCAGGTCTTCACCAAGTTCATTCATGTGGCTCAG AAACTTCGAGCTCTGCAAAACTTTAACACTCTAATGGCGGTAACTGGAGGCCTCTGTCACAGCTCAATCTCCCGCCTAAAAGACACAGCAAACCTGCTGACACCTGACATCACTAAG GCCCTGAGCGAGATGACAGAGCTTCTCTCCTCGAGGAGCAACTACAGCAACTACCGGCGGGTTTACATCGAGTGCAGCGGCTTCAAAGTGCCCATCCTGGGTGTGCATCTGAAAGATCTGATCTCGCTGAACGAGGCCCTGCCAGACTACTTAGACGAGGACAAGATCAACCTGGGCAAGCTGCAACACCTGTACAGCAACATCAACGACCTGCTGGCCATTCACAGCTGCACACCACCGTTCGAGGCCAACAAAGACCTTCTGCACCTGCTCACG CTCTCTCTAGATCTATACTACACTGAGGATGAGATATATGAACTTTCATACGCCAAGGAACCCAAAAATCCCAAGATCCAG CCTGTAGCACCAGTTAAGTCACCCGTAGTGGCTGAGTGGGGTTCGGGGGTCACACCTCGGCTCGACCCCGACACCATATCCAAACACGTCAAACAGATGGTGGAT TCCATAATGAAAAACTACGACCAGAACCAGGACGGCTACATTTCACTGGAAGATTTTGAGAAAATAGCAGCCAACTTCCCCTTTTCCTTCTGCACTCACGAAACTGACAG GCAGGGACAAATCAGCCGTGAAGAAATCACCTCTTACTTTATGCGGGGAATGTCTATATGTGCTAAGCTGGGCTACAACTTCCATGACGCGCATAACTTCCATGAAACCACCTATAAACGGCCCACTTTCTGTGACACTTGTGGAGGCTTT CTATGGGGAGTCATCAAACAAGGCTATCACTGTAAAG ACTGTGGCATGAACTGTCACAGGCACTGTAGGGATCTAGTGGGAATGGAGTGcttgaagaaacacaaaaacacaaccgGGTCCTGCCCGTGCACCCCTGCGCCCGAGTCAAGAAGCAAGAACAGTTGGA GTTCAGAGGATGAGACCTTTGTTTTCCCCCAAAGTAACGAGTCAGAACACAACAAGGGCACTTCCATTTGGAAAAATTACACCGATGACTCAACGCTGTCGCACCGCTCCACTCAGACAGATCCTGGAGTATGGACACCTGAGAAAAAGGACAAGAGGGGATACATCCACAACTCTCTTGTACACTCATCCCCAGAAAGAAGG GTCAACACGCTGCCACACAGAGCTCGAGGCTGCTCCATGCCTGTGCCTGTTTCCTTCCTgcaggagaagatggaggagctGCATCTCTACAAAGACAAGAGCAGAGAGCCAGACTGA